The following nucleotide sequence is from Pandoraea oxalativorans.
TGCTCCCACCTTCCTGACGGAGGACACCCGATGCGTCAGCCCACTCAAGCCCCACAAGCGATGCCGGTTTTAATGCAAGAAATTCTCAAACGCCAGCACGGCATCGAGAAGTTACTCAACGAGTTTGAAGTGCTGCGCGTAAACCTCGAACGCCTGAAGACGCGCGCCGACACGGACCCGGTCGCCCGCGAGCAATACGATCGCCTGCTCGCGGAGATGGAGCATGGCAAATACGCGCCCGCGCTGCGCCAGATGCGCGCGTGGACGAACGAGCTTGAGGCGTATCTCAAGCAGTTGCCCAAACTGCTCGCGAGCCTGAGCGTGGCCACCCCCGGCACCCCGGGCGCCGCGCCGCTGGTCGCTCCGACCGTGGCCCCCACCGTGGCCCCGGCCGCCCCGGCCGATGACATCGCGGCGCCCACGGCCCGCGCCCACAAAGCCCGGGCCAAGGCGCGCCGCACATTCCTGTAATCCTATCCGAGCCGACGACCATGTCCCTTGAAACCGCAGCCCTGCGCAACCAAAACTTTGGCAGCCCCACCCGTCCCGACGAACGCAACGCCGCCGAACGCGCCCAGACGTCCACCACCTCCGTGGTCAACTCGAAGTACTTCCCCCCGGGCGAGGCGGGGGACGCCATGCGCAACGCGGTGCTCGTGTTGGAAAAGTCGAGCGACGTGAACCGGGAATTGTTGCAACAGTTGACCGGCAAGCTCGACGAGGCGGCCAATCGCTCGCGCAGTTCCACCCAAGCCGCCGTCATGCTCGACAGCGTGGGGGTCACCTTAAAGAAGCCCGGCGAGACGGCGGCCCTGCCCGACGACGTGTTGCAGTACATGCAAGACCGAGGCATCCCGGTCACCTTGGCCATTGGTGGCAAGCCGCCGCAAACCATCGATCAATATTTGGACGGCGTCAAGCGGGCCAACAAGGACTACAAGGGCGGGCCGGTGCTGTTGACCAAGCAGCAGTTTGACATGATCAAAGCGGGGCTCGACGCCGACGCCAGCAGAAACGCGGACGTCAACACGCGCGGCACGCTCGAGCTGCAGCGGATTATGCAGAATCTGGGGACCTTGCTCACCTCGGCCTCCAATACGCTCCATCAGTTGGGCGAGTTGCTGCGCACGCTGACGGGCAACCTGCGCTAACGGCCTTCAGGGAGATGACCATGTTCGAGCCTCACGAGTCTCACGAGTCTCACGAGCCTCACGAGCCGGGCGGGGCGGGTGCCGACGGCGCCCGCCGCGATGAGCCGGGCGCCGCCCGCGCGGCACCGGACGAGCGCGACCTCGCCGGCGTCTATGCGTACGCGTGCCAGTTATTTGACGCCGGCGACCATGCGCGGGCACAGCGCTTTTATCAATTGCTGGCGCTGCTCGCGCCGGCCCGGGCGGACCACTGGGTGGCGTTGGGCTTGACATGCCAGCGTCTGTCGGAACACGACGATGCGCTCGCGTGCTTTGAGCGCGCGGCGTCGCTGTGCGGTGACGACCCGCGCCTGGCGTATTACACCGGGCTGAGCCACCAACTCATGGGGGCGACGGCGCGCGCGCAAGCGGCCTTTCGGGTGGCGCTCGCGCGCTGTGCCGGGCACCCGCAGTACGAGACCTTGGCGACGAGCGTGCGACGCCAAGTGGAACAGGGCCTGCCGCGGCGGCCCGCACCGACGGAGGTCCCACGATGACGACAACCCGACTCGAACGGCCGGCGGCCCCCGCGGCCGGTGCCATCGACGCGCGCGCGAGCGCGCCGCCCCGCGAGGCCGACCCACGGGCCGTCGGCGCGGGCGCGTTGCAGCCCCATGCGCCGCTCGGCAGCCCCACGGCCGGCGGGCCGCGCGCGGAGGGCTTGCCCACACCGCCGGCGCCGGCGTCGCCCGTCACGTTGCGTGAAGCCGACCGGTCGCTCAACGCGCTGCTGCGCATGGCGCTTGGTGAGGACGAGCCCGAGCAGCGCATCACGCGCGATGACCTGGAGAACATGTCGATGGCGAGCTACGGGATGTTCCTGGTCGCCTTAAACGCCAAGTACACCGGCCAGATGACCGAGCTGAAGTTGCAGGCGTTGCAACTCTACACCGATGCCACGGAGGTGATGCGCGACACGCAGGCCCAGGCCTTGGCCGCGCAAGGCGAGAACGCCAAAGCGCAACAGGCGCAAGCCCGAATGGCCTCCAATTATCAGCTGGCCGGCGAGGCGGCGATGAGTCTCATCAATCAGGTCAGCGCGATCGGCAAATACCGCAGCGGCAACTTCGTCGGTATGGCCGTCGACGGGCTCGCCGGCTGGTTTGGCGCGGTCAAGTTCTGGGCCCACGCCATCCAGAGGACGACGAACGATGAGGCCTGGGTGCGGCGATTGAATAAGGTCGCCGATTTCGCCGGCGAGTGCGAGGGCGCCTGCATGAAGGTAAGCCTGGCGGTGGACGCGGCCTCGATCGTGCGTACGGTCGCCTCGAGCAAGCTGATCGGCGCGGCGACCAAGAAAATGTTCGTCGGCGCCGAAGGACAGGCCCTCCCCCGCCCCTTGACGCTTACAGAACACACGGCAGACAAACTGGTAACGGAGGCCGTTCAAGGAAACAAGGCGGGCATTCAGGCGGCGGCCGGCGAGGTGGGGCGGGTCGTGACGGCCGAAGTCGCGGCCGAGGTGCGCACTCTGCTGACGCAGAGCCGGTGGGCCATGTTGGGCGGCGCGCAATTCCTCGAGAAATTCAGCGAGACGGCCATCCGCGAGATGGTGACGCGCGGCCTGGTGTTGGCGGTGGACATCGCCGTCACCCGTGTGGGCACGCGCTGCGCCAAGACGCTGGCCAAGGAGATTGGGCTCGAAGCGGAGAAGCAAGTCTGCAAGCAAGCCTATATGGCCGCCGCCAAGGCCGCTTTTTGGAACGCGCCCAACGCGGGCAAACGCGCGACACAGGCGTTCGTGACGGGGGGCGTGGCGATCGGCAAAGGCTTGACCGCGCGGGAGCAGGCCAAGTTGATTCGCGAAGCGCAAGAGGTGTCGATCGAGTCCGAGTTCCTCCAGTATTTGATCGAAGACCTCCACCGCCAGACCCAGGACGCGTACACCGGGATCAAGCGGATCAACGAGCGCCAAGCGGACGTGACCCGCTCCGGCGCGGAGATCATCAGCAAAAACGGCAGCGTGCTTCAAAGCATTGCCAATATCGGCTCTATGAGAGCGTGATTTTTTAAGGAGATTGCTATGCAACGTGTGAGCGACAGTTCCGGCCCCGTCTTCGTGGACGGCCAACGCCCGGCGCAGGAGCGGCCGGGTCCCTCCGGTGCGCCAACCGCCCGCAACGTCGTGCACGTGCGGGTCGAGGTGAGCTGGGGCGAGGATCGCGGCTACCTCGGCAGCGACGCCGACGGGCCGTCGCAGGCCGAGATCATGATGGCGTTGACCCGTATCCGGGACATGCTGCGTGAAGTCCAACTCGCCTACGCGCAGAACGCGCAATGGAATGGTGGGCAGTTGCGCCTGGAGGAGCTCAAGCTCAAGTTGGACGCGGCGCTGGAGGCCTACAAGGCAAAAGACGCCCAAGCCTGGGGGCAGATCGAAGGCGGCGCCACCGCGGCGGTGGCGGGCCTGCTGTCGACCTATGGCGCCGCGACGGGCAGCGCCCTCCAACATGTGGGCGACGTTGGCCGCGGGCTCGACGGCGTGCTGCAAGGCTACGGGGGGCTCAAGGGCAATGAACACTCCCTCGAGGAGCAGAAAATGCAAGTCGCGGCCGAGTACCTGCGCGCTATGTTCGAGCTTCTCAGCAGGACTGCGGCGGACGGGGGGGATGCGGCGAAGCGCTACTCGGACGCTGGCAACAATAGCTTGCAGTCGTATATCCACACGGTGCAACAGATGAACAACGCCGCGCTCGGGAGATAAACGGCGCCCCCTGCGCCCGGTGGGCGCGGGGGCCGTTGTGCTATGCTTAATGCAGTTAACAGTCAGTGGAGCCGGCGGGGCCTCGCGCCTCGCACCTCTCGCATCGCGATGACAGACCGAGACTTGTTTGCGCCGCATG
It contains:
- a CDS encoding CesD/SycD/LcrH family type III secretion system chaperone is translated as MFEPHESHESHEPHEPGGAGADGARRDEPGAARAAPDERDLAGVYAYACQLFDAGDHARAQRFYQLLALLAPARADHWVALGLTCQRLSEHDDALACFERAASLCGDDPRLAYYTGLSHQLMGATARAQAAFRVALARCAGHPQYETLATSVRRQVEQGLPRRPAPTEVPR
- a CDS encoding type III secretion system translocon subunit SctE encodes the protein MTTTRLERPAAPAAGAIDARASAPPREADPRAVGAGALQPHAPLGSPTAGGPRAEGLPTPPAPASPVTLREADRSLNALLRMALGEDEPEQRITRDDLENMSMASYGMFLVALNAKYTGQMTELKLQALQLYTDATEVMRDTQAQALAAQGENAKAQQAQARMASNYQLAGEAAMSLINQVSAIGKYRSGNFVGMAVDGLAGWFGAVKFWAHAIQRTTNDEAWVRRLNKVADFAGECEGACMKVSLAVDAASIVRTVASSKLIGAATKKMFVGAEGQALPRPLTLTEHTADKLVTEAVQGNKAGIQAAAGEVGRVVTAEVAAEVRTLLTQSRWAMLGGAQFLEKFSETAIREMVTRGLVLAVDIAVTRVGTRCAKTLAKEIGLEAEKQVCKQAYMAAAKAAFWNAPNAGKRATQAFVTGGVAIGKGLTAREQAKLIREAQEVSIESEFLQYLIEDLHRQTQDAYTGIKRINERQADVTRSGAEIISKNGSVLQSIANIGSMRA